In the Quercus lobata isolate SW786 chromosome 5, ValleyOak3.0 Primary Assembly, whole genome shotgun sequence genome, one interval contains:
- the LOC115989985 gene encoding uncharacterized protein LOC115989985: MNVIVWNCRGALKPNFQRYVSELVRNHNPAILVVMETRIGGDRAKEISDRLSFDGAIHPESMGYAGGIWLLWNSNRVGISLLVSTEQEIHVEVKVLPTNLSWIFSAMYASPRIGERQVLWENLTKVTDLHSKPWIIAGNFNEPLAEVDKFGGRPVSINRSLLFKDCLDKCNMVDMGFSGPKYTWMNRREVSSLIQERIDRFFMNPSWCLLYPDAKVSHLTRCHSNHCPVLMETNPNRKMHLLRPFRFQSFWLSDPSFPNVVNQAWQQPRKLLEAMEVFSKQASLWNKNHFGNIFQKKKRIVAQLDGVQKALANQPSASLVALENHLIKELDVVLEQEKGPLGFKI, from the coding sequence ATGAATGTTATAGTGTGGAATTGTAGGGGTGCTCTGAAGCCCAATTTTCAGAGGTATGTTAGTGAGTTAGTTAGGAATCATAATCCTGCTATTTTGGTGGTTATGGAAACGCGGATTGGGGGAGACAGAGCAAAGGAGATTAGTGATCGCCTTTCGTTTGATGGTGCTATTCACCCGGAGTCAATGGGTTACGCGGGCGGTATTTGGTTGCTTTGGAATTCAAACAGAGTTGGGATTTCGCTGCTCGTGAGCACAGAGCAAGAAATTCATGTCGAAGTAAAGGTATTACCTACTAACCTTTCTTGGATTTTTTCTGCTATGTACGCTAGTCCTAGAATTGGGGAGAGACAAGTGTTGTGGGAAAACCTTACTAAAGTTACTGATCTTCATAGTAAACCTTGGATAATTGCGGGTAATTTTAATGAACCCCTCGCTGAGGTTGATAAGTTTGGGGGTCGGCCAGTTAGTATAAACAGATCGTTGCTATTCAAAGATTGCTTGGATAAATGTAACATGGTGGATATGGGCTTTAGTGGGCCAAAATATACGTGGATGAATAGAAGGGAGGTTAGCAGTCTTATTCAAGAAAGAATCGATAGATTCTTTATGAATCCTAGTTGGTGTCTGTTATACCCGGATGCCAAAGTGTCGCACTTAACTAGGTGCCATTCAAACCACTGCCCTGTGTTAATGGAAACTAATCCCAATAGGAAAATGCATCTCTTGAGACCTTTTAGATTCCAATCCTTTTGGCTGTCCGATCCTTCCTTTCCTAATGTGGTTAACCAGGCGTGGCAGCAGCCTAGGAAGTTGCTGGAAGCTATGGAAGTTTTTTCTAAGCAGGCTAGCTTGTGGAACAAAAACCATTTTGGAAATatcttccaaaaaaagaaaaggattgtAGCCCAGCTGGATGGGGTGCAAAAGGCTTTGGCCAATCAACCTTCTGCCTCTCTAGTAGCACTGGAGAATCATCTTATTAAGGAGTTGGATGTTGTGCTAGAGCAAGAAAAGGGACCTTTGGGCTTTAAAATCTAG
- the LOC115989986 gene encoding protein MAIN-LIKE 1-like has protein sequence MVDWGELCGNLLGHRPPNREVGSNKNTAVMEGPRVKAKWLEDWFSNPLPVDAPKELVQLYARFYILEMLGGTLFMDKSGERISIMYLQFCNPINNGKNYSWGSAALSWLYRHLCKASEKTAKQIGGALLLVQLWVWARFPHICPMMRHPHQALPPGPLAIRWKGAKITTEHAMHVLRAYHVSLASLRPNQIV, from the exons ATGGTCGATTGGGGCGAACTCTGCGGCAACTTGCTAGGGCATAGGCCGCCGAACAGAGAagttggtagtaataagaacACTGCAGTGATGGAAGGGCCGAGGGTAAAAGCCAAATGGCTTGAGGATTGGTTTAGCAACCCTCTCCCGGTTGACGCCCCTAAGGAGCTTGTGCAGCTGTATGCTCGGTTTTACATACTAGAGATGTTAGGTGGTACGTTGTTTATGGACAAGTCTGGTGAACGGATCTCAATTATGTATCTGCAATTTTGCAATCCAATCAACAACGGAAAGAATTATAGTTGGGGTAGTGCAGCACTAAGTTGGCTCTATAGACATCTTTGTAAGGCATCAGAGAAGACAGCTAAGCAGATTGGCGGTGCATTGCTATTGGTGCAGTTGTGGGTGTGGGCGAGGTTTCCACACATATGTCCTATGATGAGGCATCCACACCAAGCACTGCCCCCAGGTCCACTTGCTATCAG ATGGAAAGGGGCTAAGATAACAACTGAACATGCAATGCACGTCCTACGTGCCTATCATGTGTCGCTTGCTTCGCTACGGCCAAATCAG ATTGTCTAG